In Selenomonas sp. TAMA-11512, a genomic segment contains:
- a CDS encoding response regulator, whose product MAQRVLVVDDAAFMRMMVKDILTKNGYEVVGEAENGMKALEKYQELKPDLTTMDITMPEMDGISAVKEIKKIDPNARVVMCSAMGQQAMVIEAIQAGARDFIVKPFQADRVLEAVRKALG is encoded by the coding sequence ATGGCACAGAGAGTTTTAGTCGTCGATGACGCGGCATTTATGCGAATGATGGTTAAGGACATCCTCACGAAGAACGGCTACGAGGTCGTCGGCGAGGCGGAGAACGGCATGAAGGCGCTTGAAAAGTACCAGGAGCTAAAGCCGGATCTCACGACGATGGACATCACGATGCCGGAAATGGACGGCATCAGTGCAGTCAAGGAAATAAAGAAAATCGATCCGAATGCGCGCGTCGTCATGTGCTCGGCAATGGGCCAGCAGGCGATGGTTATCGAAGCTATCCAGGCGGGTGCGCGTGACTTTATCGTTAAGCCGTTTCAGGCAGACCGCGTTTTGGAAGCTGTCCGTAAAGCTCTTGGCTGA
- the fliO gene encoding flagellar biosynthetic protein FliO: MSALIVFLIMGNLCGAVFAAEGGGYLAGYENQEPAASAAAGISWWSSFTYIASLLLVFVVVVLMAYYASRFLGGRFGKAIQGSGGRILENLALGPNRSACVVELGGRVFLLGVTEHSITLLREIEDPEEIEELRVRASAESTLTGTGIFNEQLGAIDALTKRIPSMFTKDVFKR, from the coding sequence TTGTCAGCCCTCATTGTGTTTCTGATCATGGGGAATCTTTGCGGCGCGGTCTTTGCCGCGGAAGGCGGAGGATACCTTGCCGGCTATGAGAACCAGGAGCCGGCGGCGAGTGCCGCGGCGGGAATTTCATGGTGGTCTTCGTTTACGTACATCGCAAGTCTGCTGCTTGTCTTTGTTGTCGTTGTTCTCATGGCGTACTATGCTTCTCGATTTCTCGGAGGACGCTTCGGAAAAGCGATCCAAGGGAGCGGCGGCAGAATCTTGGAAAATCTCGCCCTGGGCCCCAATCGGTCAGCGTGCGTCGTCGAGTTGGGGGGACGTGTCTTTCTTCTGGGGGTAACGGAGCATTCCATTACACTTCTTCGAGAGATTGAGGATCCGGAAGAAATCGAGGAACTTCGTGTCCGTGCAAGCGCGGAATCGACGCTGACGGGAACGGGGATATTCAACGAACAACTCGGTGCGATTGATGCACTGACAAAGCGCATCCCTTCGATGTTTACGAAGGATGTGTTTAAGCGATGA
- a CDS encoding lytic transglycosylase domain-containing protein, with amino-acid sequence MIDIGAIRSIETRILEIQKRFGIEGAVPGAASFQNTLNSALQKIDVMNPVQAPQAAAPSDKPSKASEVNAAAKASGTEPTSSVAHFIEDASARYGVDSKLVSAVAEAESGGNQAAVSEAGAIGIMQLMPGTAASLGVNPYDARENVEGGTKYLKELLDTFGGDVQKAVAAYNAGPQAVKDYGGIPPYPETENYVSKVLDLYL; translated from the coding sequence ATGATTGATATTGGGGCGATTCGATCCATTGAAACGCGCATCTTGGAAATACAGAAGCGCTTCGGGATAGAAGGCGCGGTACCCGGTGCGGCATCCTTTCAGAACACGCTGAACTCCGCGCTGCAGAAGATCGATGTCATGAATCCGGTGCAGGCGCCGCAGGCTGCCGCTCCTTCGGACAAGCCGTCGAAGGCAAGTGAGGTCAACGCGGCGGCGAAGGCGTCCGGTACGGAACCGACGAGCAGCGTTGCGCACTTTATTGAAGATGCGTCGGCAAGATACGGTGTCGACTCAAAACTCGTTTCCGCCGTCGCGGAGGCCGAGTCGGGCGGCAATCAGGCTGCCGTATCGGAGGCGGGAGCTATCGGAATCATGCAGCTCATGCCCGGGACGGCGGCATCTCTGGGAGTCAATCCGTATGACGCCCGAGAAAATGTCGAAGGCGGGACAAAATATCTTAAAGAGCTTTTGGATACGTTCGGCGGCGATGTGCAGAAAGCCGTTGCGGCTTATAATGCGGGACCGCAGGCCGTCAAGGATTATGGCGGCATACCGCCGTATCCGGAGACGGAAAACTATGTGAGCAAGGTGCTGGACCTTTACCTGTAA
- a CDS encoding TIGR02530 family flagellar biosynthesis protein: MADMNMDILRIRSQKPVFPAHPVRSGNVSTAVESPAFANLFDEAKNRVAFSEHAKARMEARHIDFSEEDLTKLDATVGKMAEKGAKEALILLNDVALVVSIKNRTVITAMDGKNAKDNIFTNIDSAAIV; this comes from the coding sequence ATGGCGGACATGAATATGGATATTCTGCGAATTCGTTCACAGAAGCCCGTATTTCCTGCACATCCGGTTCGTTCGGGTAATGTCTCGACAGCTGTGGAATCGCCCGCTTTCGCCAATCTGTTTGATGAGGCGAAGAACAGAGTTGCCTTTTCAGAGCATGCGAAGGCGAGAATGGAAGCTCGTCATATTGATTTTTCCGAAGAGGATCTCACGAAGCTTGATGCGACGGTCGGGAAAATGGCGGAAAAAGGGGCCAAAGAAGCCCTGATCCTTCTAAATGACGTCGCCCTTGTGGTCAGCATCAAGAATCGCACAGTGATTACAGCCATGGATGGCAAGAATGCGAAGGACAACATCTTTACGAATATCGACAGCGCGGCCATTGTGTAA
- a CDS encoding flagellar hook capping FlgD N-terminal domain-containing protein — MANSLNTITVNGVTYNAEAYQAQQAASAVSTNSSLDRNAFLKLLVTQLQYQDPLDPQDNADYLAQLAQFSALEQMTNVSEGLKSVSDLVKNIDTSVLVGQLSSMIGKHVQWTTTIKGADAEGNPTTSTAKFEGVVKGVSISDGTPTVIAVDSNGGRHSVAIGDITRVGEVA; from the coding sequence ATGGCAAATTCGTTAAATACGATTACTGTCAACGGTGTGACGTATAATGCGGAAGCCTATCAGGCACAGCAGGCGGCGTCAGCTGTATCTACGAACAGCAGCTTGGACCGAAATGCGTTTCTGAAGCTCCTGGTCACGCAGCTCCAGTACCAGGATCCGCTTGATCCGCAGGACAATGCGGACTACCTCGCGCAGCTCGCGCAGTTCTCGGCACTCGAGCAGATGACAAATGTGTCGGAAGGCTTGAAGAGCGTTTCGGACCTTGTCAAGAACATTGACACTTCGGTGCTTGTCGGACAGCTTTCGAGCATGATCGGCAAGCATGTACAGTGGACGACTACGATAAAGGGCGCGGACGCGGAAGGCAACCCCACCACATCCACAGCCAAGTTTGAGGGAGTCGTCAAGGGCGTATCCATTTCGGACGGTACACCGACGGTCATCGCTGTGGATTCCAACGGCGGACGTCACTCCGTAGCCATCGGTGACATCACCCGCGTGGGCGAGGTGGCATAA
- a CDS encoding flagellar FlbD family protein, producing MIKLTKFNSVARKKGEFVLNAEHIETIEETPDTVITLSNGRKIIVDESMDEVVRLVMEYRRAKQQF from the coding sequence TTGATCAAACTCACAAAATTCAATTCCGTAGCACGAAAAAAAGGGGAATTTGTCCTCAATGCAGAACATATAGAGACGATAGAAGAAACTCCGGATACGGTGATCACGCTGTCCAACGGCAGAAAGATCATCGTCGATGAGTCAATGGATGAGGTTGTGCGGCTCGTTATGGAATACAGGCGGGCGAAGCAACAATTCTAA
- a CDS encoding flagellar hook-length control protein FliK → MTANMNIMSVSNVVQPKVQSAQKAEPLGDSRASQNHAFGDTLKEAQKGSVKEDAAAAAKSESASEPAADVSAPEERKDNAQDSAETPATTETDAVMTIPTKESAVKPQAMESEEPAADAEKTLQVDEIDAALLRAMQMTPVFQPTTPVTPVVTEAVVTNETSAFPAAEMPADASEMRFSDQPKNLAEQEVKTPAADTAPKTVRTLSLESLLPDAQNKQGKDLLATLAANNVQLTKFLSGTEAQQQAPLTAVTEPEAATVFIGAVGANAPKTVQANAAEQDAPIAARTVAEAIGTTPVTVETATDAESNMADLEQGTARTPLPTEQPEDAADVAAEASFASVGNARAASADGQREVTIPVQSRLDAMPTHAAGQQNVVQPPAAGTQPVEDPHAAPTPRTDYDIPRQIVDQARLIQRGQDSTMVIKLNPEHLGELTLRVSVTGNGSVNASFHSDNATVRGIIENTMVQLKQELQAQGLKVDNVGVYAGLSDGQLPQSQDQRSLYQQMAEAGGGDGSSGNAGEGGSVGAVDGARAMEDAAALTADRADTAASDGVDYRI, encoded by the coding sequence ATGACAGCAAATATGAATATCATGAGCGTATCCAACGTTGTACAGCCTAAGGTCCAGAGTGCGCAGAAGGCGGAACCGCTCGGGGATTCCCGTGCCAGTCAAAACCATGCTTTCGGTGACACGCTGAAGGAAGCGCAGAAGGGCTCCGTCAAGGAAGATGCGGCAGCCGCTGCAAAGAGCGAGTCGGCAAGTGAGCCTGCTGCCGATGTATCGGCTCCGGAGGAGCGGAAAGACAATGCGCAGGATTCGGCGGAAACTCCCGCGACGACAGAGACGGATGCGGTGATGACGATTCCGACGAAGGAATCTGCGGTGAAGCCGCAGGCGATGGAATCCGAAGAGCCGGCCGCGGACGCGGAAAAGACACTGCAGGTTGATGAGATCGATGCGGCGCTGCTGAGGGCCATGCAGATGACACCGGTCTTTCAGCCGACGACGCCTGTGACACCCGTGGTGACGGAAGCCGTTGTGACGAATGAAACAAGCGCCTTCCCGGCGGCGGAGATGCCTGCCGATGCATCGGAGATGCGTTTTTCGGATCAGCCGAAGAACCTCGCGGAGCAGGAGGTAAAGACGCCTGCTGCGGATACCGCGCCGAAGACCGTGCGGACACTTTCCCTGGAGTCGCTTCTTCCGGACGCGCAGAACAAGCAGGGCAAGGATCTTCTCGCAACGCTGGCGGCCAATAATGTACAGCTTACAAAGTTCCTGTCGGGCACGGAGGCTCAGCAGCAAGCACCTTTGACAGCCGTGACGGAGCCGGAGGCAGCGACGGTCTTTATCGGAGCCGTCGGTGCGAACGCACCTAAGACGGTGCAGGCAAATGCGGCGGAGCAAGATGCGCCGATTGCGGCACGAACGGTTGCCGAAGCCATCGGCACAACGCCGGTGACGGTTGAGACGGCGACGGATGCGGAATCGAACATGGCCGATTTGGAGCAGGGAACCGCGCGTACACCATTGCCGACTGAACAGCCGGAGGACGCCGCAGATGTGGCGGCTGAGGCGAGCTTCGCAAGTGTCGGGAATGCGCGTGCAGCGAGCGCCGACGGACAGCGGGAAGTCACGATACCGGTACAGTCGCGCTTGGATGCAATGCCGACACACGCGGCAGGGCAGCAAAATGTTGTGCAGCCGCCTGCGGCGGGAACGCAGCCAGTGGAGGATCCCCATGCTGCGCCGACTCCTCGCACGGATTATGACATCCCTCGTCAGATTGTCGATCAGGCCAGACTCATCCAACGCGGACAGGACAGCACAATGGTAATCAAACTGAATCCGGAGCATCTGGGTGAGCTTACACTTCGGGTCAGTGTGACAGGCAACGGTTCCGTCAACGCATCGTTCCACTCGGACAACGCCACAGTGCGCGGCATCATCGAAAATACGATGGTACAGCTGAAGCAGGAGCTGCAGGCACAGGGACTCAAGGTGGACAATGTCGGAGTTTATGCGGGCCTGTCCGACGGACAACTGCCGCAGAGTCAGGATCAGCGGAGCCTTTATCAGCAGATGGCTGAGGCCGGCGGAGGAGACGGTTCCTCCGGGAATGCCGGTGAAGGGGGCTCTGTGGGAGCGGTCGATGGAGCGCGCGCGATGGAAGACGCGGCCGCATTGACAGCCGACCGTGCGGATACGGCAGCTTCTGACGGTGTTGATTATCGCATCTGA
- a CDS encoding magnesium transporter MgtE, translating into MKKILKLIIGVILLLVLVIGGFALGVYLQLFDTNELNEELHLYELPVIGEFFVRPNGVHEDEKDGAVMAAVESEKNGPVKKESTTRRLTREEIEKDRQMRLAEEKKRVTKLARVYDQMKPKDAAEVMGNLEDGLAVQILQRMDEGQAAKVLAAMEAGRSAQLTQLLYTGLAPGTNSSRPPAAGNAPQEEEPEGEAEGAVPQP; encoded by the coding sequence ATGAAGAAAATTTTGAAGCTCATAATAGGAGTCATCCTATTGCTTGTTCTCGTTATTGGCGGCTTTGCCCTTGGCGTGTACCTGCAGTTATTTGATACAAATGAACTCAATGAAGAGCTTCACCTCTATGAACTGCCTGTTATCGGCGAATTCTTTGTCAGGCCGAACGGCGTGCACGAAGATGAGAAAGACGGAGCGGTGATGGCGGCCGTTGAGTCCGAAAAAAACGGCCCCGTGAAGAAGGAGTCGACAACGCGTCGGCTGACGCGAGAGGAAATCGAAAAGGACCGCCAGATGCGTCTCGCTGAGGAGAAAAAGCGCGTCACAAAGCTGGCGCGTGTCTACGACCAGATGAAGCCGAAGGATGCGGCGGAAGTCATGGGCAATCTGGAGGACGGGCTTGCCGTTCAGATCCTGCAGCGTATGGATGAAGGACAGGCGGCAAAGGTGCTTGCGGCGATGGAGGCGGGGCGCTCCGCGCAGCTGACCCAGCTTCTCTATACGGGACTTGCGCCGGGAACGAACTCATCTCGCCCGCCGGCTGCGGGCAACGCACCGCAGGAGGAAGAACCTGAGGGTGAGGCTGAGGGCGCCGTTCCGCAGCCATGA
- the fliM gene encoding flagellar motor switch protein FliM codes for MAEDVLSQDDIDKLLSALSSGEASAEQIKAEEEERKVKTYDFKRPDKFSKDQIRTLNMLHDNFARMFNTQLSATLRTLVNVEVVSVEQTTYQEFVQSVANPSIICVEAVPPLKGNIIVELNTNIAFAIVDRVFGGQGDNALKPRILTEIEEAVVRKYIGRANEFIKEAWENVTEMNPRIEAVESNPAFVQIVPPSDMVIMVSMQIKVGEVEGFMNICIPYLVIEPIVSKLTTTFWVAAAAAKDAGDENVEILQKKLERAKVPLIVELGKIDITIREFMTLNFGDVLQLDTKVDDELDVLIGTKTKFYGRPGTAGKKSAIQITRVAREGDEVTDE; via the coding sequence TTGGCAGAAGACGTCTTATCACAAGATGACATAGACAAACTGTTGTCCGCACTATCCTCCGGCGAAGCTTCTGCTGAGCAGATAAAAGCGGAGGAAGAAGAACGCAAGGTCAAGACATATGACTTTAAGCGGCCGGATAAGTTCTCAAAAGATCAGATTCGCACCCTGAACATGCTGCACGACAATTTTGCGAGAATGTTTAACACACAGCTCTCCGCGACATTGCGTACGCTGGTAAACGTAGAGGTTGTCAGCGTCGAGCAGACGACGTATCAGGAGTTTGTCCAATCGGTGGCAAACCCCTCCATCATCTGTGTGGAGGCGGTCCCGCCGCTGAAGGGAAACATCATTGTTGAGCTGAATACGAATATCGCCTTTGCCATTGTCGACCGTGTCTTTGGCGGACAGGGTGACAATGCGCTGAAGCCGAGAATTTTGACGGAGATTGAAGAGGCTGTCGTTCGCAAGTACATCGGTCGGGCGAATGAATTCATCAAAGAGGCGTGGGAAAACGTAACGGAGATGAATCCTCGCATAGAGGCCGTCGAGTCAAATCCCGCATTCGTTCAGATTGTGCCTCCATCGGACATGGTTATCATGGTTTCGATGCAGATCAAAGTCGGCGAAGTTGAAGGCTTTATGAATATCTGTATTCCGTACCTCGTCATCGAGCCGATCGTTTCGAAGCTGACGACGACATTCTGGGTCGCTGCCGCAGCCGCGAAGGACGCGGGCGATGAGAATGTGGAAATCCTGCAGAAAAAACTCGAACGCGCAAAGGTTCCTTTGATCGTTGAGTTGGGCAAGATAGACATCACGATTCGCGAGTTCATGACATTGAACTTCGGCGATGTGCTGCAGCTCGATACGAAGGTTGATGATGAGCTCGATGTCCTGATCGGTACAAAGACGAAGTTCTATGGCAGACCGGGCACGGCAGGGAAGAAATCCGCCATACAGATTACGCGCGTGGCACGAGAAGGAGATGAAGTAACGGATGAGTGA
- the fliJ gene encoding flagellar export protein FliJ, protein MKKFKFQLATLLKVTKMKKDEAEVAFAKAARRLAEENDKLSLYLQEMQTAHRDYEELTNEKTIPLGRLTAFNSYFDWKRRQIEAQQTVILQAKAEHQKKLKELMAIMNRLKSIEELKKKRYNEYMAEFLAEEQKELDEIGLQLFARRKSS, encoded by the coding sequence ATGAAAAAGTTCAAGTTTCAGCTTGCCACGCTGCTCAAAGTCACAAAGATGAAAAAGGACGAGGCGGAGGTTGCTTTTGCGAAGGCGGCCAGACGGCTTGCCGAAGAAAATGACAAGCTTTCACTCTATCTGCAGGAGATGCAGACGGCGCATCGAGACTATGAGGAGCTGACGAACGAAAAGACCATTCCGCTCGGACGCCTGACCGCTTTTAACAGCTATTTCGACTGGAAGCGGAGGCAGATTGAGGCGCAGCAGACGGTTATTCTGCAGGCAAAGGCGGAGCACCAGAAGAAATTAAAAGAACTCATGGCGATCATGAATCGCTTAAAGAGTATAGAAGAACTGAAAAAAAAGCGATATAATGAATATATGGCGGAGTTTTTGGCAGAGGAGCAGAAGGAGCTTGATGAAATCGGGTTACAGCTCTTTGCACGCCGCAAGAGCAGCTGA
- the fliI gene encoding flagellar protein export ATPase FliI, whose amino-acid sequence MMTEAEEFAPDINKFIDAIDSCESIKMSGKITQVIGLVIESKGPSVSMGELCYIKSRFPNVAPIPAEVVGFRDGFVLLMPIGEMQGIGPGCEVMSAQRTLKVKVGEELLGRVLDGLGNPMDGKGPLFCKKEYPLHRDPPPPLERPRIKDSLYVGVRAIDGLITMGDGQRIGIMAGSGVGKSTLLSMIARNTEADISVIALVGERGREVKEFIERDLGEEGLKRSVVVVATSDKPALVRIKGAMTATAIAEYFRDQGKKVVLMMDSVTRFAMAQREVGLTIGEPPATRGYTPSVFALLPRLLERTGTSAKGSITGIYTVLVDGDDMNEPIADAVRSILDGHIVLSRQIAAQNHFPAIDVLGSVSRVMVEVVDDNHMKASQQMRALMAVYKEAEDLIHIGAYVKGSSKRIDEAVAKIDSINEFLCQEIYEQSSFEETVQSLEAM is encoded by the coding sequence ATGATGACAGAAGCAGAAGAATTTGCCCCGGACATCAACAAGTTCATAGACGCGATTGACAGCTGCGAGTCCATTAAGATGAGCGGCAAGATCACACAGGTCATCGGGCTTGTCATTGAGTCAAAGGGGCCTTCTGTCAGCATGGGCGAACTGTGCTATATCAAGTCGCGCTTTCCCAACGTCGCGCCCATCCCCGCGGAGGTCGTCGGCTTCCGTGACGGCTTCGTCCTCTTAATGCCGATCGGTGAGATGCAGGGTATCGGCCCGGGCTGTGAGGTCATGAGTGCACAGAGGACACTGAAGGTCAAGGTGGGCGAGGAGCTTTTGGGACGCGTGCTGGACGGCCTCGGCAATCCGATGGACGGCAAGGGACCGCTGTTTTGCAAGAAGGAGTACCCTCTGCATCGAGATCCTCCGCCTCCCTTGGAGAGGCCGCGCATCAAGGATTCACTGTACGTCGGCGTCCGCGCCATCGACGGCCTCATCACGATGGGGGACGGACAGCGCATCGGCATCATGGCGGGCTCGGGCGTCGGAAAGTCAACGCTGCTCTCCATGATTGCCCGCAACACGGAAGCCGATATCAGCGTCATCGCTCTCGTCGGAGAGCGCGGCCGTGAGGTCAAGGAGTTCATTGAGCGAGATCTCGGCGAGGAGGGCTTGAAGCGTTCCGTCGTCGTCGTTGCGACGTCGGATAAGCCGGCGCTCGTCCGCATCAAGGGGGCGATGACGGCAACGGCGATCGCGGAGTATTTCCGGGACCAGGGGAAGAAAGTCGTTCTGATGATGGACTCGGTCACTCGATTTGCCATGGCGCAGCGCGAGGTCGGACTTACGATCGGTGAGCCGCCCGCGACAAGGGGCTACACGCCGTCGGTCTTTGCGCTTTTGCCGCGGCTCCTGGAGCGTACGGGGACGAGCGCGAAGGGCTCCATTACAGGCATCTATACGGTCCTGGTGGACGGTGACGATATGAATGAGCCGATTGCCGATGCCGTGCGCAGCATCTTGGACGGACATATCGTCTTATCGAGGCAGATCGCCGCGCAGAATCACTTCCCGGCGATCGATGTCCTGGGAAGCGTCTCCCGCGTTATGGTTGAGGTTGTCGACGACAATCATATGAAAGCCTCGCAGCAAATGCGGGCGCTGATGGCGGTCTACAAGGAAGCCGAGGATCTGATCCACATCGGTGCCTATGTGAAGGGATCGTCCAAGCGCATTGATGAGGCTGTGGCGAAGATTGACAGCATAAATGAGTTCCTCTGTCAGGAGATTTACGAGCAAAGCTCCTTTGAGGAAACTGTCCAATCTCTTGAGGCGATGTAA
- a CDS encoding flagellar basal body-associated FliL family protein produces the protein MAEEAKEELVPAEPKKKSPIILIVVLIVVGLVLAGGISFFVTQQMMAGAGSQEDNAPSNLHHDPGVFVKLGDEKEGILVNVGGIKAGRFLKTSIVLEMNPGKKDNIADGKLQKLAETKIMDTTLKLLRSVKIEELDATKQDELKITLRDSLNKVLGEGSVYEVYITSFLLQ, from the coding sequence ATGGCTGAAGAAGCGAAAGAAGAGCTGGTGCCTGCCGAGCCGAAGAAGAAATCTCCGATTATCCTCATTGTAGTGCTAATCGTCGTCGGTCTCGTGTTGGCAGGAGGCATCTCTTTCTTCGTCACACAGCAGATGATGGCCGGTGCGGGATCACAGGAAGACAATGCGCCGTCCAATTTGCATCATGATCCTGGTGTGTTTGTCAAGCTGGGTGATGAAAAGGAAGGTATTCTTGTCAATGTCGGCGGCATCAAGGCCGGGCGATTCTTAAAGACGAGCATCGTTTTGGAGATGAATCCGGGCAAGAAGGACAATATTGCGGACGGTAAGCTTCAGAAGTTGGCGGAAACCAAGATCATGGATACGACATTGAAGCTGCTGCGTTCCGTTAAGATTGAAGAGCTCGACGCCACCAAGCAGGACGAGCTGAAGATCACCTTGCGTGACAGCCTGAACAAGGTGTTGGGCGAAGGTTCCGTCTATGAAGTGTACATCACGAGCTTCCTCTTACAGTAA
- the fliY gene encoding flagellar motor switch phosphatase FliY: protein MSDDLISQEEIDALLSGGAGGGDSDASPAADAGSADATPLDGTKTLNDMEKDALGEIGNISMGSAATTLSVLLGHKVSITTPAVSIDTLSSIKDQYPMPYLIVEIGYTIGIEGSNVLAIQATDASIIADLMMGGDGSNTTTELNEIHMSAVGEAMNQMMGSVATSLSSMFNKKIDISPPKVNMIDLGSEEKITEIIGNNDPIAKVSFRMEVDGLIDSEIMQILPIPVAEEMVSYLLSGGGQEEEEPEPVQATPPPPTPAAAPAPVPAAAPPPVAAPAMMPAQPAYGTPVVGQSVPVQPAMFSPLATQPVQINDANIGLILDVPLQVTVELGRTKKTIKDILDLTNGSIIELDKLAGEPVDIQVNGKFLAKGEVVVIDENFGVRITDIVSPEERAAKLQ, encoded by the coding sequence ATGAGTGATGATTTGATCTCGCAAGAGGAGATCGATGCGCTGTTGAGCGGCGGAGCCGGCGGCGGTGACAGCGATGCCTCTCCGGCAGCGGATGCCGGATCTGCGGATGCGACTCCTTTGGATGGCACAAAGACGTTAAACGATATGGAGAAAGACGCGCTGGGTGAGATAGGAAATATCTCGATGGGCAGCGCGGCGACGACGTTGTCCGTTCTCTTGGGACATAAGGTCTCGATCACGACACCGGCGGTTTCCATTGATACGCTCAGCTCGATAAAGGATCAGTATCCGATGCCGTATCTCATTGTGGAAATCGGCTACACAATCGGTATCGAAGGAAGCAACGTTCTCGCGATCCAAGCGACCGATGCATCCATTATCGCCGACTTGATGATGGGCGGAGACGGGTCCAATACAACGACGGAGCTCAATGAGATCCATATGAGCGCCGTTGGCGAAGCGATGAACCAGATGATGGGCTCCGTTGCGACGTCCCTGTCATCCATGTTTAATAAAAAAATCGATATTTCCCCGCCCAAGGTCAACATGATCGACCTGGGGTCGGAGGAGAAGATCACAGAGATTATCGGAAACAATGATCCCATTGCGAAGGTTTCGTTCCGCATGGAGGTCGATGGTCTCATCGATAGTGAAATCATGCAGATTCTACCGATACCCGTTGCCGAAGAGATGGTCAGCTATCTCCTGAGCGGCGGCGGACAAGAAGAGGAGGAGCCAGAACCAGTGCAAGCAACACCACCGCCACCAACACCAGCTGCGGCTCCTGCACCTGTACCGGCCGCCGCACCGCCGCCGGTTGCGGCGCCTGCGATGATGCCGGCGCAGCCGGCTTACGGCACGCCGGTCGTCGGACAGAGTGTACCTGTGCAGCCCGCAATGTTTTCGCCGCTTGCGACACAGCCTGTGCAGATTAACGATGCAAATATCGGTCTGATTCTCGATGTTCCGCTGCAGGTTACTGTTGAGCTCGGTCGCACAAAGAAGACGATCAAGGATATCTTGGACCTTACGAACGGCTCTATCATCGAGTTGGATAAACTTGCCGGAGAGCCTGTCGATATTCAGGTCAACGGAAAGTTCCTTGCGAAGGGTGAAGTTGTCGTCATTGATGAGAACTTCGGCGTCCGCATCACGGACATTGTCAGTCCGGAGGAGCGCGCGGCGAAGCTTCAATAG
- a CDS encoding FliH/SctL family protein produces the protein MSKVIRSALWQEEPRSISVPIVPGSGMDPELDAAAAELERMEAKIASLKGREVNAKRRLQEVEAHTKQLLEDAERTAAELVGSAKEEADSIRNEARIAGDKAGYKDGYEVGHEQSVEESRHLVEEAVKKAEGIMSAALDAKKMYLDQAEDDVTRIAMEIVDKVLPQHFIDAPQVILPLVRKALLKVKDQPEVVIHVSQESYEFVLMAQADFQGMLEGKATLAIRPDGTLSAGDCVIETPAGNVDARLATQIELLKQAIQEVK, from the coding sequence AGATCCGCCTTATGGCAGGAAGAACCGCGCAGCATTTCCGTCCCGATCGTGCCGGGCTCCGGCATGGATCCGGAGCTCGATGCTGCGGCAGCGGAACTCGAGCGCATGGAGGCAAAAATCGCTTCTTTGAAGGGCCGCGAAGTCAACGCGAAGCGCAGACTACAGGAGGTTGAGGCGCATACGAAGCAGCTTCTGGAGGATGCGGAGCGTACGGCAGCGGAGCTCGTCGGTTCCGCAAAAGAAGAGGCCGACTCCATTCGAAATGAGGCTCGCATTGCGGGCGACAAGGCGGGCTACAAGGACGGCTATGAAGTCGGCCATGAGCAGTCCGTGGAAGAGAGCAGGCATCTGGTGGAAGAAGCCGTGAAAAAGGCGGAAGGAATCATGTCCGCGGCGCTGGATGCGAAGAAAATGTACCTGGATCAGGCGGAGGACGATGTCACGCGCATAGCGATGGAAATCGTCGACAAGGTGCTGCCGCAGCATTTCATAGACGCGCCGCAGGTCATTCTGCCTTTGGTGCGCAAGGCTCTCTTGAAGGTGAAGGACCAGCCTGAGGTCGTCATCCATGTATCTCAGGAATCCTACGAGTTTGTGCTGATGGCACAGGCGGATTTTCAGGGGATGCTGGAAGGAAAAGCGACGCTCGCTATTCGTCCCGACGGGACGCTTTCCGCAGGAGACTGCGTCATAGAGACACCGGCAGGAAATGTGGATGCACGGCTCGCGACGCAGATTGAACTTCTTAAACAGGCGATACAGGAAGTAAAATGA